A window of Nicotiana sylvestris chromosome 8, ASM39365v2, whole genome shotgun sequence genomic DNA:
gtatttcttttgtttcattttttcttgTGGTAACATCTTAGTTTTACTTTGCTAGCAACAATTAGCAATATGAAAATCAATAAACTCTTTTAATTCTGTTTTCAGTCGCCCCCTATCTGCTTTTGATTTAGCTTAATTTGTTGATTAGTTTAAATTCTCCAATTAGTTTAGCAATTTTGTTTGAATGAAGCTAGGAACTCAGTttagtttaattttttgttttgcatGCTGTTTGATTTTGTGCTTTGATAGTTTAAATTTGTCAATCCTGATTTGGTAATTTAGTGTGGTCAGCTAAATGTGGTTAGATAATCGCTTAATCACAGGGGCAATTAGGGTATTATCAGGGTAAGGCTTCTTTGGCATGTGATCTAGTATCCCCTAGAAGCTTCTAGGTTGGGGTCATAGTGGAATATCAATAAACATGTGTGTTAGCTTGCTGAGTAAGTAAAAGAACTAAGGGACTAGGGTGAAATTACATAAGGGACTAAAAGGAAAATAAGGAGCTGTTTGTTTGCCTATAAAGGGGATCACATTTTCCTTGTGAAAGGGGGTCAGCTCTTCACCTAAAAAATCCCCCTAAAAGCCTTCTTTGCAGATCTGAGCCGATAGTTGAATTTCAGATTAGTAAAAGTTCAAAAACTTCCTTTAGATCTTAGATTTCtattgaaaaatcagaaaacaaatGTGAGTATTCCACTAGTTAATTCATTTAGGATGATAAGTAGCACGGATTTCTCAGGTGCTGTCCTGTACCTGAGTGTTTAGGGCATCTGAAGGTGTTTTTGAGACTATTTCGAGTGATTGCTGATTATTAAGTGTTGTAGTTTCTGGTCAAATTGCAATTGCATTTGGGTATAGTAAATTGTGGTTGATTGCCTGGGTGTTATTTGGTTTCCAACTCTTCGTGGCTATTGAATTAAGCTACTGGCTGATTGATTTCTATTCGTGGTTGTTATTGCTGCTGatcatcttcctcttcttattgtaTTTCACATCTCCAGGTACTTAACATGAAACTCGATActatgtagatctccagttgaaATGAAATGAAGAGGAAACATATTTTGTTGAAATTTCCATTGGTTTCAATGATTTCAGTATAGTTTTGTAATGATTTTGGACTGTATTGAACTGATGAACTGCTAGGATTGAGTTTGTTCATGTGAACTATTAGTTGTGTGTTTGTGCCTATTGAAATAATTTCTGGCGTTAGTTAACTCTCACAGTTTCAAAAATGGCACAAATTATAACTGATTTTGGAAAGGCAATTTGGACAATTGCTATTAGTACTAATTAGAATATGCGGATTGTGTTCAGAAGGGCATGAGTATTAATTGTAAGATTGTCTAGGTTCGAGTTGGAAGCGACGCTATTTAAGGAGTTAAGTCACTGATATTGTTAGATCTGGGCTGGTTTTGTATTAACTGGGCTAAATTGTTACTTCGCAGATTCATATGAGCTTTTTGAGTTAAGTACTAATTGTAATTGATCTCACGTTGAGGTAATAAAATAATTCACGTTAGTTTTAGTAATTTCCTGCTAGCCTATGGTTAATTTGAAATAATGGAAGTAATGCAGCTAGTCCAGTCCACATGAAATTGAATTGTGAAAGGTCGAAACTTTGCTGCCTTGTTATTCATGAAAATTGCAACCTCATTCATTTTAAAAGATTGGATTAATTGCAGATAGTCACCATTAGGTTGAAGACCAAATGTTGAGTTGCTCTTGGGCCTGTTGCGTAGCTAGAGTCACTGGGCGCCTTCTGTTGAATAGGACCGTTGCCCCAAGGCCCAGGCCTCATGAGTTTCACTTGCAGCCTCATGTGGAGACCATGGGGTCTCACTTTAGGCTCCTTGATTATGTTTGGGCTTGTACAAATGCCCATCAGTGTTATAAAATTGGCCTGAATCCATTTCGCATATCTTGCTAAATAATTATGGTTTCTtctttattattagagacaaagtGAATAGAAATTGTAGTCTCTTTTAGGTcggccttttaaataataaatgagacgagtctcgccaaataaaactacaaattgcggggccctcaatagataTTGTATTAactttagacttcgggatgagccgtttagcaaatttcacggctttcctcaaaataatattacgttagactctttaagcacgactttaataaaattaccttcttaaactcgggtgcgcattgatgcgacccaaatccaaatctcaacggagtcgaaatgtgttgaaaatcacgggcgcattgattccGACGAGGTTCGaaatgtgttttcacgacgttgcaattcttttaaaataacaataaaagcggtttacgatTAAAAAACACATAAGTTAAAAcatgttttgaaatcagataaaGTCAAAaacaatagttgagcgaccgtgctagaaccacggaacccgggaatgcctaacaccttctcccgggttaacagaattccttactcggatttctggttcgcagattgttaacagagtcatagttttcctcggttcgggattcaaccggtgacttgggacaccattaatctcccaagtggagactctgaaccttaataattaaatcccgttctgattgtcctttaagtggaaaaactcctttacgcccttgcgggtgtaggtgaaaaaggaggtgtgacagctctggcgactctgctggggaccgaacccagaatatctggttcagggttcagaattcgagcttagataaattgttgtatttggttatatctgattttcctacatgttatGTGCTGAATATGCTAAATGCTACTGCTTTGATAtcatctgaactgtatataaactgtgccaacacccttctctcttcacctccggggatgtgcttactggttgagactctctattctattagtgtcataccctaaaataaaaagaggctcggataagttgcaaagccggacgatctcgtgggtccccggtatgctgcccctcctcgactcgagttgtccgctcgagtgcactgtttagaacacatacccaggttttgaacctacaataacttgacttcatgccggatccctagtaggagcgcttaattgcatcatactgcatttgacttaggggactcaacacaggggttgggtccgtctagggctagcaacctgaaatgaaaagaccatcctgatgcatcctatttgttctgcacatatatttgtttcgaaccagcATGTTGACTAGCTTTTAAATctcggaaatgttggaaaattgagaaaagaggaaaagagaaaagagagaaataacagttagggggTTAATTGATTAGTTTAGAAAACCAatgaccaaatactgtcgaaactctgccgaaattttgagaaagtgaaagaaaaatgctttatttttaatagtctgttttactaaagcaaaagaaaaatagacaaGAGTCttttattgaaaaagaaaaaaaagtttttattttaGGAAAATAGGTCGCTTATTGTTTGTCGAAGATGAAAAAAAAGAGGCATTATTTTGTTtcgttttcaaaaaatagaaaaggaaaaatagtttgtcttgccatggaaaatgaaaaaagaatcttgttttcaaaatatagttagtttttcggcccgaactacgcaggtttgattctcacagggcgtgagatacgttggcaaccctcgtcgggtccaacctcccctttgcaaaaatagccaaataaataaataaataaataagtataCCAAATTTTTAATCTTTGTCGTAAATAAGTTAGGTGAtgtcgtttttgtcaaaaatagccaaatgtccccgaaagggacgctggaaggctgactttgcaaagacggccatttttggtcattttgatttttgactggttgactctcacagccttaaaatcttcgttcttgggagtgctgaaaggccgtgtttgaaaaCCGAGTCTGTCATTTTAAATGTGGAAAGGgaaatagttaattttgttttgagtcaagtaaaagttttgtttttgcttaaatcaccttaataaatgtgcaggattagcacgatgcaaaacgaacctttctcaataatgactaaaatccctttctagttgcggctatggtggaacgatttaggcaaagaaggacaagacgaagtcaagaaatatttgaaaggtcttacgggtttgctGGAAATCAaacctcggggtgatattataagatcgttggtcacttgctgggacccggcgcacaatgtcttccacttctcagattttgagctcaccccaactctggaggaaatagccgggtacatcggaaatgctgaggttccattaagaggaaaatatctggttgctccaagagccatcacggtgcatcggtttttagattcattaaagatacccaggacagtccataatccagatttggcaaaaggcttctgtactctgcgcttcatatacgacaggtacggCCGTGTAGGAGGGTTTAACAAGACGgacatcaagctatgcagtaaaaataaccgtaaaaaatgggatgagcacagacgggtggctttcatgataacctttctGGGCCTCttggtgttcccaaggaaagacgagaatattgatataaaagtagccggggtcgtcagtaccttggaACACTTGCGTGAATAAAATTTTGGCGTACACAGAAAATGAAGATACAAACCAATTAGGATGCTATACGGCTAAAAGCTTGTTCCGACACTATATCAGAAAATTTAGGATAACATCATCATCTTCGGTGACGAAACATTCCGAGGACTCGAGTTTAGCAGAGACATGGAAATGAAAGGAGCACAAAAGCCAGAATACGACCACGACCTCCTGGCCCCTTCCTCGCCACCCTTCTATTTTCCTGTCCACTAAAGTTTTCTCATCCCACTACACAACCCCTTGCCCTTGGTTAGAAAGCTAGCCAACAGTATTATGTTCCAGATGACAAGGGAGAAGAGGATAAAAAGTGGCAACGCAGAGTAGGAAGTTGGCAGTTATCACGTTCTGCTactgtttttctttttaatttctctctttatttttatgATATTTCAAATAGTTATTTTGTTAATTTTTGAGTACTCATTAGCTTTCATCAAATTCAGGGATTAAGAGTGCACATGTGATTGAATTAAAGGTCAAACGTCTGTTGTTGAATACAATGTTTTAAAAGGCCCCTGGGGCGGGGCACTATCAAAACTCCATGAGGCTCATGTGTGGGGCTTAGTTTTGTGAGGCTTACGCCCCAAATGCTCGACTTTGCGCCCGAAACATGCCTAACACTCAACGCCCGGGGCTCGCCTAACAGTTCCTAACACAAATCATGCGGAAAATTCCTTAATTAGTACTGTCGACACTCAAAACTCTTCAATAAATGAATCATGCGTAAAATTCCTTAATTAGTACTGTCGACACTCAAAACTCTTCAATAAATGAATCATGCGTAAAATTCCTTAATTAGTACTATCGACACTCAAAACTCTTCAATAAATAAATGATTTAAGCTCTACTCATCTATAGAAAAAGATTGAGAGTAGCTCAAAATAATGAATCATGGTATTGCATATTTACTAATTGAGAACGTCGGGATGGTGAATATCATTTGAATATTTCTTCAGAAAATAGATAGTCAAGATTTACATCTTCACTTATTATACGTCTTCATATCTTAGTTTTATGTCTTTCAAAATTATCAGACTTTTATTAttttactactccctccgtttcaatttatgtgaacctatttgactgggcacgaagtttaagaaaagagagaagacttttgaacatGTGGTGTTGCACAtgtattttgtgtggctataaatcattgaataaaggtaaattgtttctaaatagggaaaatgggtcattctttttggcacggactaaaaaagaaataggttcacatatattgaaacggagggagtacttgCAAGCAATTTTATATTTACTCTTAAggagtaatattttaaattacAGTACTGATGAAGTGTATTGATTATTAACTTTTAGAGGGGTAAACTATGTAGTTTAGTAATATCTTTTAGTaaattgtaattttttaattgttCGAAAGATAATGCATTATAGTTAATTTTTATCTCATAGTATTTTAAACTATATTTATGAGAAAATGCTAGTTttttttatgagttattttaatccttcttaattttcttaaacttttaatatactttatatactttttgtgcttattatgctattttattaatttataaattgagAAATTTAAAGGTCCATGGGGCTTACATCTCGCCCTACGTTAAGTAAAATGCCCCATCTCATGCCCCCACCTTTTAAAGTACTGGCTGAATATTATGGAGAGTAAAttgaaataatgtaataattcATGGGCCAAAATTGTTATTTTCCAGAAAGAGCAGTAACTTTGTGAGGAATATATCTACATGGGTTTTGCTAACCTACTACAACTTTTGCTTTCATTGTCTTGCCCTTTCTGAAAACATTACCATCCTTTTAATAccaggggcattttggtcattccAACAAAAATACTGAAAACCCTTATCCTTCACCGTCCGGAAGGTCGTCTATTTGTTCTTCTCAATTGGcgattattcttttttttttttttgaattctccACCAGTGAATCCCCATCCCTATTTTTATTTCCGGCGGCTGTTGATCTTTATTTCTTCCCCCAGTCACTCCTCCTTTTCGTTAGCATTGTACTCATTTTACTTTTCCAGTGTAAATTGCTACTATCAACGGAGTAATGATTTGATTATGATTTGagttttttttcatgtcctttatATTCCATAAAGCTGGACAACAAATCTTAGGAAATATAAGCCTTTCGCAGTAAATATAAATGGAGAAGATTTCAGTATTTAGCTTGTGGAAACTATTAGGAGAGGAAGAGTTGGATAGAAAGCAAAATTATAAGAACCAGTTTGCACTTCGCAGAGACTGGGAAGATCAAAATGTGAGTGagaaagggagaaaaccaaattgggtagaaagacaaaaatatccatctcaCTTATGCATTGGTAACATGCTGTTAGGGGTATTTAAGGAAAATAAAAGATGTATACAATGCTAAACTACTACAACTATGTAGTAGGTTCGCAAAATACACACACACATGTATATACATTTATGTAAAGATGTTAAGGAAAGAGGTCAATCTTTTGAGACGACCTAAATTGTGAAGTAGGTCAGGCAAAAGGGAATGTATATAATGTTTAATATTTCTCACCTTCTAATTATATAAGGTTTGTCAATTAGCTTAAAAGCAGGGGATTAAATAATTCCAGTACAGGTTGCACTAAAGCCATCAATGCGCAGTTGTGGTCATGTCTGCATACCATTAAAATGCACTTTATTGTTGTCAAAATACTTTTATTAGTTTCGGGAGTAACTGATACTCCTTTCCGGTACTAAGCATCCTTCCAGAGTCCTCCTTAATAAGTCAATTCCTAAATTTTCATTATCTATTACTCCCAAAGGCTTTCAATTCGTTATCTTCTCAATAAAAATAAAGAAGCGCTCGAACAAGGTGACTGCTTCTCGTCTCAAGTGACCTGCATTTGAGCGCAAAATGTGAGCACATCATTGAAGCACACCGGGTCGACATGCTGAAGTGCATTAATCCTCGTCTCACTTCAGTCGCTTTAGGGAGAAGTGATCGATTTTGATAACACTGCATTTTAGATAGTTATATTTTTGTATCTTGTTTTCTTTCAATCAGTGTTCCTTTTCTTTCTCCAGGTATAACTTAGCTGCTATTTGCCTTTCTCAACTTTGCTTTCTGTTATGTGGAATTCTAGTCCACTGACATAATTTTTGGTCTTCTAGGTAATGTTGTTGCACTGTTACATGCTTTCTTCTGTAACCTACCCCAAGAATGGCTTGAGGGAACTCATCTTATCATTAAGCACCTTAGGCCTGTGACATCTGTTGCGGTATTAAGAATAGCATTTCGTATTATGGGTCCTTTGCTTCCGAGGTTGGCCAATGCTCAGACCCTTTTCAGTAAGGTACAAACTTTTTCAAGTTAATGTTCATTTTTCTCTTAATGTGAGATCAGTAAAGGGTTAACTTAGGGGATTTGAGTTTGATTTACTGTATTCAGGGAAAACCTAGCTTATTTTATGCTCGCGTATCATTCTCCTGCATAATATTCCTTGTTTTCTCCatgtgaaaagaaaatatgaatgAACGGTGTATACTAAGTTCAGAACGAAGCAAAAGCGCCTTGAGAATTCGAATTATATAGGATGCTTAAATTTTTCAAGTCGGTGCTTTGATAGTGCCTTGATTGGAAAGCTGAACCTGGGACCTCTTATCGGCCTGCTCAACAATGATCGGCAAATAGTGCTTTGGGCGGTTACGCCACGATCGATGTGGCTGATTCAACCGACCATGCTAGAGCAGCCTGCTCTTAGTCGTTATTTTCTTTCTCAAAAGCCCATCTCCTCTGGAAGATAGTCTAGGTCTGATCCTGAATTCCTTTATAGGATTTTGATAGTCAGTCACGATGCTCTATAATGGTGGTGTCTGGACCAGCTTGCGCACATCTCGACTATTCCACTGGGTACTTATTACCTCCCATCAACACAAGTACTGGGGAATAATAACAGAGGGATTAAACATTGTACATTGCTCATTTCCCTGAAATCTTGGGGTTGGAAGTAAATATACGCTGGACACATAGTCACGAGGCCTGGAAACAGAAATTAAAGTTTGCTCACATGCACTTAATTTTTATCGAAGTCCATCTCTGCTTAATGTTTACAAAAATTTTGTCCTTTCTGGACAAGTTTGGTTTTCCCtttaaaaatacttagattttAAAGTGCATAAAATTCCATCAACTTTACAGGGTTATTTTCGTCTATCAGCATTTCAGTTTGGGTCTTCATGTTTATAACATTGTAGATAGAAATATGTATCCATCAAAGGCACTTCAGATCTTTCTTATGTTCTGCATTCTAATGGACAAGGGATGATGGAAGTCATAAATATCTCTAGTATGCAAATATGTTCATAATTTATATTCGATTTGTTATTTTGTAACTGATTTAAGTTAGGAAAGGGAGCACATTGCTAAAGTCATTTCTGTTTCCATTTCTTTCGCTTCCATCTATTGGAATATCATCTGGTAGACACTATCgctacttttgaatattttggtGGATGTCTTTGGGAGGAACTCACAGCTATCAGCACCTATTGAAGCAACTGAAATTACTGATCTTATTGACTTCCTGTAAGAATCTTTTTCTTCTCCGTGTGTTTTTATCTATAAAAGTTGTAGCTTTCTTTAATGCATGTTTTTTACATTTTTAATTTATTCTTCAGCAGTTACAACATCGTTTTGCTTCACGTGTCATTTTGTTGCCATGCTTAAACAATTTATTCCTCAGGCATCATGTAATTCATTACGAGGGGCAGGGAGGGCCAGTGCAAGCGTCTAGCAAACCTAGATCTGAAATTTTGGCTCTTTTTGGACGAGCAACAGAAAATTTGCGTCCAGATGTTCAACATCTTCTTTCCCACCTCAACAGTGATGCAAATAGTTCTATTTATGCTGCAACTCACCCAAAAATTGTCCAAACTCCTTAATTATTGTTGTATCATGCTAGCTTCTTTATCAAGTGCTCCTTTATGTACATCTTAAAAAGAAGAGTATTTGATTCCAGGAATTTAATGCAACTATTTGATGGCATTAAGTTGCTTTTGCAGCTATATCTCATCGCCACTGATATAGATAAATATAGAACTGTGTACCAAATTTTTGTTTAGGAGCACAAAGTTACTGAAATGCCACCCCTCCAATAAGAAGGGAAGGTCTATATAGACTTTTTACAATTTTGTACTGATTATTTAGGCTTAGGTGGTTGAAGACTTGAAGCGTTGCTTTAAGTTTTGAATTGATATGCAAATTCCGGTACTAATTCAAAGGAGTTTGTTACACCATCCACTTTAACCTTATCTTTGCTTGATAACTATGAAAATCATTGCAAAGTTTCCTGAATTGATATTTCGTCGTACTTGAGTCTTTTATTAAGCAGTGGGTTACGGTGACTGTGTTCCTGAAATTGTAGTTCAACTCCTTACATCTTCCAAGTCGTATTATATTTGCTTCACAAATAATTCCATATCTGATGTTATTGAACATTTTGTTTATGTTTAGTTCAACTTTTGTTTATCCATTCTTGTAGTAATTGAGTGGAAGATAATTTGTCCGCAAAATGATGAATTATGACGATTGAGTATACTAATCTAGTGGATTATGGCTTAATCCAAATACATGGTATTATCAATTGTGAATTGTTTGTATCAATACTTGTCTAAACATGCTTCACCAATTGATTAGCATGTAGTTTAGTAACTCAGGTTCagtaaaataaataatttttctcCTTAAACTAATGGGGCCTACTTCTCTTTAAACCTTgattattattttgagaaaaggatgCTTAGAGCTTCTTTTAAAGACTTTATGACCAAAATGCTCCTATTTTTAAAAGAGCAAAAAACATAAGTGAGCAAAATTATACGAAAATTTCCATAGATGTAGTAACATTAGGTATTTTACACATAAGGCAACTAAATAATTATATTCCTAGCAAGAGTCCTTTAAACCCTATACCTTAAATCAGGCATCCAAGTGAACGGTCTTTTAGTTGTTGGTTAACATCCTTAGCGTCAATTAAGATGATTAACATCCTTAGTGTTATGCAATAGATATTCGTAATGACCGTAATCCTTTTTTATTCCATAATTCCATATATTATATAAAGAGATGAGAAGCAATTAATAGGAAACAAACAACTGAAATATCTCGTATACTTCTTCTGCCATGGATAACAGAATCATAATTTTGGTTCAACAGAGTGGTGAAGGGAATATGCAACACAAGTTTAAGAATTTTAGCGTCGACGGGGTGTTGATCAATATGGATTGGGATTTAAAGTTATTTGTTCGGAGATATCAAAGATACTTGGAGTTGATGCAAacattaatatgatggatattgGATATTCTGTGAAAGAGTATTTGCCACTAATGAAAATATATGACGACAGGAGTTTGGGCTTGTACGTGGAGTTGAAAAGGAAAAATTTATCTCATTGATTATCCATTGTGTATAACATTTAAAGAGCATGTTAACGATGGCTCATGCTCGAATCCGGTTGTAAACAAATCAAATTCCAATGTGTTTTAGAATTTTTCAATGATTGACAATCTGGAAACCGCTGAATGGATTAGTTCCGGAAATGGAGAGGACTATGATGTTATGCAGATCGATGAATATGGTATAATCGACAACAATACACGTCAAGAGGTTAATGAAGGGCAGTTGTACAAAAATAAGGATATACTGCAAAATGTTATGAAACATCTTGCAATCCGAGAGAAGTTCTAGTTCAAGGTTGAAAGTTCAAATAAGACCAAATAAATGTAAATTTATCGTATAATTATATATAATGCTAGGATGCTTTGTAAGTTGTATATTTAATTTAATAATGGTAATCTTATATAAATTTCAATGAATACATCAATATGCCCGGCTGAAGATACATGTTTATAGCTAACTACATCAAGTGTATTTCATGTCTTGTAAAATTATATGCATGGCAGATTCATAATCGCGCACAGTAGCACTAATATTTAGTATAGTTATATTCCTATATACTAGTTTTAAATGATATAAAtttaatataaaatattttctgaAAGAAATTTGAATTATGTTTGTAGCTTTTGCTAAGTAGGATTGACAAACTAGCATTTGGGTAAAAATATTGAATTGGTGTTTTAGATTATATGCACGAATTATACGTCGAACGATGGTTGTATTATGTATGTGTTAGTAGAAATTCATACAAGTTTTTAGCCGAGTTACTAAGTTATTTTTTATATATGAAATCAAAAAAGTAAATCACGTATGTAGCATAATCAGATTGCAGGTGTTATCTTGTATGTATGGATGATCAGTGCTCATGAAATCTTAAGTCATCAAGCCtaaacaacttaaatataatttaagaTGAGGATGTTTGAAAAAGTTCACACATGTAAAAATAATTCTAGATTATTTTCACAACGGCAGACTACCTCTAATCTCGTTGAGAGTTTGATAATGAACAAGTTAGATAATTCTAAGTTGGAGT
This region includes:
- the LOC104233970 gene encoding mediator of RNA polymerase II transcription subunit 23-like, whose protein sequence is MGPLLPRLANAQTLFSKTLSLLLNILVDVFGRNSQLSAPIEATEITDLIDFLHHVIHYEGQGGPVQASSKPRSEILALFGRATENLRPDVQHLLSHLNSDANSSIYAATHPKIVQTP